In a single window of the Emys orbicularis isolate rEmyOrb1 chromosome 11, rEmyOrb1.hap1, whole genome shotgun sequence genome:
- the FAM171B gene encoding protein FAM171B: protein MPGLCGRFPSLLLGLAAALLLRGRLVPAAATSPAELSRSRPGAPSAATAGSVFMLKVQVNDIISHQYLPQAIVEVFVNYTKTNSTLTGNNGVVLIKVPYKLGLSLTIASYKEGYMLTPLPWKTGRMPIYSSVTLSLFPQSQANMWLFEDTVLITGKLSDAKSQPSVQFPKTLIKLPISHHITNVTAYLTVPQQFLKVDNFLYTTGILLNKSGFKSIELTPLAAICVNLLSAGKELKVTGSIHITLPLLPTSRVKSGDAIPAWTFDMKTGAWVSRGLGMVKNANDHLVWTYVAPHLGYWIAAPVPGTRDSIISAVSKDITAYHTVFLTAILGGTIVIIIGFFTVLLCYCRDKCGQSHKRGKNTTKLEVLKKDQTTSTTHINHISAVKGSVKLEDKSQLYMPKLSSFSPHRKTSMETEDKKAWDNFKIYTENVSYQSNQSGHSRNSAQSLEPNAGVRQLQHINSSVSQSPRDIQDQNRYLAVNEEMYGLSHIPEQLMHIYSQPVAILQTSDLFHSPEQLHAAKSATLPRKGQLVYSPMMEPMNRDSYTQTLPKMPMHSPLQPPACRDEKATLDGQQGLSSQTSNWGRYTNNLLESVSVPGTLNEAVLTPFSSELQGISEQTLLELSKGKPSPHPRAWFVSLDGKPVAQVRHSFIDLKKGRKTESNDTSLDSGVDMNEHHPSRKLEREKTFIKSMHHSKILYLEDLDLSSSESGTTVCSPDEQSVRHVLDGGSVPVVEQHTEEPPRKKPTTKGHESSTPPAKKRGRPPMAKKESQTNIWKKREERPLIPIN, encoded by the exons gATCTGTGTTTATGCTGAAAGTTCAAGTAAATGACATCATCAGTCATCAGTACCTACCCCAAGCAATTGTAGAAGTGTTTGTTAACTACACAAAGACGAATTCCACACTCACTGGAAACAATGGAGTAGTATTAATAAAAGTTCCCTACAAGTTAGGTCTAAGTTTAACTATTGCATCTTACAAAGAGGGCTACATGTTAACACCATTGCCTTGGAAGACTGGGAGAATGCCAA TATACTCATCTGTAACACTTTCACTGTTCCCACAAAGCCAAGCTAATATGTGGTTGTTTGAAGATACAGTTTTAATTACTGGAAAACTGTCTG atgccAAATCTCAACCAAGTGTTCAGTTTCccaaaactttaataaaacttccTATAAGCCACCATATTACAAACGTGACCGCCTATTTGACAGTGCCACAGCAGTTTTTGAAAGTGGACAATTTTCTTTATACAACAGGGATTCTTCTAAATAAATCAG GTTTTAAAAGCATTGAATTGACCCCTCTTGCTGCAATATGTGTAAACCTCCTTTCAGCTGGGAAAGAATTGAAAGTGACTGGTTCAATTCATATTACGCTGCCTCTTCTACCGACAAGTAGGGTAAAATCAGGAGATGCTATACCTGCGTGGACATTTGATATGAAAACTG GTGCTTGGGTAAGTCGTGGGCTGGGAATGGTCAAGAATGCAAATGACCATTTAGTATGGACGTATGTTGCTCCACACTTGGGATACTGGATAGCAGCTCCAGTGCCTGGAACCAGAG ACTCTATTATTAGTGCAGTTTCCAAGGACATAACAGCCTATCACACAGTGTTCCTTACAGCCATACTTGGAGGTACTATAGTCATTATCATTGGATTCTTCACTGTTCTTCTCTGTTACTGCAG GGATAAATGTGGCCAATCacataagaggggaaaaaatacaacTAAACTGGAGGTCTTAAAAAAGGACCAGACAACATCAACAACTCACATAAATCATATCAGTGCTGTGAAGGGGTCAGTAAAGCTAGAGGATAAATCACAATTATACATGCCCAAGCTTTCCTCCTTTAGCCCTCACAGAAAGACTTCTATGGAAACAGAGGACAAAAAAGCTTgggacaattttaaaatctacaCAGAAAATGTTTCATATCAATCCAATCAGAGTGGTCACTCGAGGAATTCAGCCCAGTCCTTGGAGCCTAATGCTGGAGTTAGACAATTACAGCACATtaacagcagtgtttcccaatcTCCCAGGGACATTCAAGACCAGAACAGATATCTTGCAGTGAACGAAGAGATGTATGGGCTTTCCCATATCCCAGAACAACTAATGCATATTTATAGTCAGCCTGTTGCCATCCTTCAAACCTCTGACCTGTTCCACTCTCCGGAGCAATTACATGCTGCTAAGTCAGCTACTTTGCCAAGAAAAGGGCAGTTAGTCTATAGCCCAATGATGGAGCCCATGAATCGAGACAGCTATACACAGACGCTGCCCAAAATGCCAATGCACTCtcctctccagccccctgcctgcagagATGAGAAAGCCACATTAGATGGTCAACAGGGTTTATCCTCACAAACTTCAAACTGGGGTCGGTATACCAATAATTTGCTGGAGTCTGTCTCTGTTCCTGGGACACTGAACGAAGCCGTTTTGACACCATTTTCCTCTGAACTTCAAGGTATTTCAGAGCAAACGTTATTGGAGCTTTCTAAAGGAAAACCATCCCCACACCCCAGAGCATGGTTCGTGTCACTCGATGGAAAGCCCGTCGCTCAAGTGAGGCACTCGTTTATAGATCTGAAAAAGGGCAGGAAAACAGAAAGTAATGACACCAGCCTGGACTCTGGCGTGGACATGAATGAGCATCATCCCAGTCGaaaactggagagagagaaaactttcATTAAAAGCATGCATCATTCTAAGATCCTTTATTTGGAAGATTTGGATCTGAGTAGCAGCGAAAGTGGGACCACTGTTTGTAGCCCTGATGAACAGTCTGTGAGACACGTATTGGACGGAGGAAGTGTGCCAGTCGTAGAACAGCACACTGAAGAACCACCacgaaaaaaacccacaacaaaagGTCATGAGTCCAGTACTCCTCCAGCTAAAAAAAGAGGTAGACCACCTATGGCTAAGAAAGAGAGTCAAACCAATatctggaaaaagagagaggagagGCCACTGATTCCTATAAATTGA